The proteins below come from a single Oerskovia jenensis genomic window:
- a CDS encoding MarR family winged helix-turn-helix transcriptional regulator produces the protein MTSPTTVAPAVHERATTREAAETWESLFRTQVALMRRFQADDIWEELTMREYDVLFTLAGCPQGGTRLRDLNEYVLISQPSLSRMAERLEQRGLVERVPAPDDARGTIVRLTVEGARLQKEIGRKHVRTIDAYVGGALDADELATLKGLLDKLRGAQGDIPARDGRTA, from the coding sequence ATGACCAGCCCGACCACCGTCGCCCCCGCCGTCCACGAGCGAGCCACCACGCGCGAAGCCGCGGAGACGTGGGAATCGCTCTTCCGCACCCAGGTAGCGCTCATGCGCCGCTTCCAGGCCGACGACATCTGGGAAGAGCTCACCATGCGTGAGTACGACGTGCTCTTCACGCTCGCCGGCTGTCCCCAGGGCGGCACACGACTGCGCGACCTCAACGAGTACGTCCTCATCAGCCAGCCCTCGCTCAGCCGCATGGCCGAACGCCTCGAGCAGCGCGGCCTCGTCGAACGAGTCCCCGCGCCCGACGACGCACGCGGCACGATCGTCCGGCTCACCGTCGAGGGGGCGCGGCTCCAGAAGGAGATCGGGCGCAAGCACGTCCGCACCATCGACGCCTACGTGGGCGGGGCCCTCGACGCCGACGAGCTCGCGACCCTCAAGGGCCTGCTCGACAAGCTCCGCGGCGCGCAGGGCGACATCCCCGCACGCGACGGGCGCACGGCGTGA
- a CDS encoding CE1759 family FMN reductase gives MSGEPQQGSARRTLSVVAVTGGVSFPSTTRALTDLLLDKTVARLSAAGVQVDARTIEIRDHAQDVATATVIGMRSEELELALKTVEQADLLIVATPVFRGSYSGIFKSFFDLVDSLAMTDKPVLLAATGGTARHTLVIDQALRPLFAFMGDLIVPTGVFASKEDWTIELFPMPWLDERAERAVAQLVRFADLPAPG, from the coding sequence GTGAGCGGCGAGCCCCAGCAGGGGTCAGCGCGTCGCACGCTCAGCGTCGTCGCCGTGACCGGCGGGGTCAGCTTCCCCTCGACCACGCGCGCCCTGACCGACCTCCTGCTCGACAAGACCGTCGCCCGGCTGAGCGCCGCAGGGGTCCAGGTCGACGCCCGCACGATCGAGATCCGCGACCACGCGCAGGACGTAGCGACCGCGACCGTGATCGGGATGCGCAGCGAGGAGCTCGAGCTCGCGCTCAAGACCGTCGAGCAGGCCGACCTCCTGATCGTCGCGACCCCCGTGTTCCGCGGCTCCTACTCGGGCATCTTCAAGTCGTTCTTCGACCTCGTGGACTCGCTCGCCATGACCGACAAGCCTGTGCTGCTCGCGGCCACGGGCGGCACGGCCCGGCACACGCTCGTGATCGACCAGGCGCTGCGCCCGCTGTTCGCCTTCATGGGCGACCTGATCGTGCCCACGGGCGTGTTCGCGTCCAAGGAGGACTGGACGATCGAGCTGTTCCCCATGCCGTGGCTCGACGAGCGCGCCGAGCGGGCCGTGGCCCAGCTCGTGCGGTTCGCGGACCTGCCAGCGCCGGGCTGA
- a CDS encoding alkaline phosphatase yields MTSRVPMKWLRVAGTGVLAAGIAISSTTPALAAPSADPGAPGPKNIIHLIGDGMGFNQVDLGSQFEHGRTAYQTTVKPGGVSTPVPGQGGTQVYQEFPVALAMSTYQFGNTYDPAQNWSSFAAPLKSSTDSAAAATTLATGVKTLNNVIGQDENHEDLRTVAERALELGKATGVVTSVPWTHATPASYLAHNEHRNNYHDIAADMMDSGANVIFGAGNPWYDDNGDKRATPSYSYIGETEWNKLADGQTAFDLVESKDDFLALAEGDTPSHVLGTAQVAGTLQADRTALKSGDVPFTAPQNDNVPSLPQMTDAALNVLSNASDEGFFVMIEGGAIDWASHDNNTAGAVEEQVDFNRTIETVVDWVEENSSWDETLVVITADHECGYLSGPAANPAWTPVQGEQGGAPQVSWNSGGHTNHLVPVYAKGPGSELLAAAATGTDPVRGAYLDNADVGRVSNELWAANDADGIPLLATVPEAGEVGGKLTLSVADAGAGVALTGGENVGDRLRFAGRLPEVSVTDSRAAATVGAGGWTVSGQSSDLTSGPRTLRAQNLGWTPGLVSAKDGVSAGSPVASLLGGGTGLAAPATLATATADGRLGTTTVSADLALEVPVDTRAGDYAGALTVSLFPVD; encoded by the coding sequence ATGACTTCACGTGTACCGATGAAGTGGCTGCGGGTCGCCGGCACGGGCGTCCTCGCGGCGGGTATCGCGATCTCCTCGACCACGCCGGCGCTCGCCGCGCCGTCCGCCGACCCCGGGGCGCCGGGACCGAAGAACATCATCCACCTCATCGGTGACGGGATGGGGTTCAACCAGGTCGACCTCGGCAGCCAGTTCGAGCACGGCCGCACGGCCTACCAGACCACGGTGAAGCCCGGCGGCGTCTCGACCCCGGTCCCCGGGCAGGGCGGCACGCAGGTGTACCAGGAGTTCCCGGTCGCCCTCGCGATGTCCACGTACCAGTTCGGCAACACGTACGACCCGGCCCAGAACTGGAGCAGCTTCGCGGCGCCGCTCAAGAGCTCGACGGACTCGGCGGCCGCGGCCACGACCCTCGCGACGGGCGTCAAGACGCTCAACAACGTGATCGGTCAGGACGAGAACCACGAGGACCTCAGGACGGTCGCCGAGCGCGCGCTCGAGCTGGGCAAGGCCACGGGCGTCGTCACGTCGGTGCCCTGGACCCACGCGACGCCCGCGTCCTACCTGGCGCACAACGAGCACCGCAACAACTACCACGACATCGCGGCCGACATGATGGACTCGGGCGCCAACGTGATCTTCGGCGCGGGCAACCCCTGGTACGACGACAACGGTGACAAGCGGGCCACGCCCAGCTACAGCTACATCGGCGAGACCGAGTGGAACAAGCTGGCCGACGGCCAGACCGCGTTCGACCTCGTCGAGTCCAAGGACGACTTCCTGGCCCTCGCCGAGGGGGACACGCCCTCGCACGTCCTGGGCACCGCGCAGGTCGCCGGCACGCTCCAGGCCGACCGCACGGCCCTGAAGTCGGGCGACGTGCCCTTCACGGCCCCGCAGAACGACAACGTGCCCTCGCTCCCGCAGATGACGGACGCCGCGCTCAACGTGCTGTCCAACGCCTCGGACGAGGGCTTCTTCGTCATGATCGAGGGCGGCGCGATCGACTGGGCCTCGCACGACAACAACACCGCGGGAGCGGTCGAGGAGCAGGTCGACTTCAACCGGACCATCGAGACCGTCGTGGACTGGGTCGAGGAGAACTCGAGCTGGGACGAGACCCTCGTCGTCATCACGGCCGACCACGAGTGCGGCTACCTCTCGGGCCCCGCGGCGAACCCGGCCTGGACCCCGGTCCAGGGCGAGCAGGGCGGCGCCCCGCAGGTGAGCTGGAACAGCGGCGGCCACACCAACCACCTCGTGCCCGTGTACGCCAAGGGCCCGGGCTCGGAGCTGCTCGCGGCCGCCGCGACGGGCACCGACCCGGTGCGCGGCGCGTACCTCGACAACGCCGACGTGGGCCGCGTCTCGAACGAGCTGTGGGCCGCGAACGACGCGGACGGCATCCCCCTGCTCGCGACCGTGCCCGAGGCCGGCGAGGTGGGCGGCAAGCTCACGCTGTCGGTCGCGGACGCCGGTGCGGGCGTCGCGCTCACGGGTGGCGAGAACGTGGGCGACCGCCTGCGCTTCGCGGGACGTCTCCCCGAGGTCTCGGTGACCGACTCGCGCGCGGCGGCCACGGTCGGTGCGGGCGGCTGGACGGTGTCCGGCCAGTCGAGCGACCTGACGTCGGGCCCGCGCACGCTGCGCGCCCAGAACCTCGGCTGGACCCCGGGACTGGTCTCGGCCAAGGACGGAGTGAGCGCGGGCTCGCCGGTCGCGTCGCTCCTGGGCGGCGGCACGGGCCTCGCGGCCCCGGCCACGCTCGCGACCGCGACGGCCGACGGACGTCTGGGCACCACGACGGTCTCGGCCGACCTGGCGCTCGAGGTCCCCGTGGACACCCGCGCGGGCGACTACGCGGGCGCCCTGACGGTCTCGCTCTTCCCGGTCGACTGA
- a CDS encoding glycerate kinase — MPPTTNATPTVDPARTGPRPLRVVIAPDSFKGSATAAEVARHLADGVLAAAPDAEVRLLPMADGGEGTLDALLSVWGVKAREVATVDAIGRPRRARYGVSADGRIGVVELAAASGLPAVSDVVLQPLHAHTRGTGAACAAVLDAGVEEVVLCLGGSASTDGGAGVLTGLGARLLARSPATVPSSTDGELAGTLVPDGGEGLARVVGLDLGGLHPRARAVRWRLAVDVTNPLVGERGAAAVFGPQKGASEADVAFLDAALVRWADLLERETGVRTHDLSGAGAAGGVPAALVAVLGAELEHGATLVAQAIGLPAAVVDADLVLTGEGSFDSQSVHGKVADGIGAIAAAAAGRPPVVVIAGQVLLPARQARAAGIAAAFSIAPGPIDLEELVGRTASRLTEVAASVTSLYLGSVRR; from the coding sequence GTGCCTCCGACGACGAACGCCACCCCGACCGTCGACCCCGCGCGCACCGGCCCGCGACCGCTGCGCGTCGTGATCGCGCCCGACTCGTTCAAGGGTTCCGCGACGGCCGCGGAGGTGGCCCGGCACCTCGCCGACGGCGTCCTGGCGGCGGCGCCCGACGCCGAGGTCAGGCTCCTGCCCATGGCCGACGGTGGCGAGGGCACGCTCGATGCGCTCCTGTCCGTGTGGGGGGTGAAGGCGCGCGAGGTCGCGACGGTCGACGCCATCGGACGTCCTCGCCGGGCACGCTACGGGGTGTCGGCCGACGGTCGCATCGGTGTGGTCGAGCTCGCTGCGGCGAGCGGCCTGCCCGCCGTGAGCGACGTCGTCCTCCAGCCTCTCCATGCGCACACGCGCGGCACGGGAGCGGCGTGCGCCGCGGTCCTCGACGCCGGGGTCGAGGAGGTCGTCCTGTGCCTCGGGGGGTCTGCGTCGACCGACGGCGGCGCGGGCGTCCTGACGGGCCTCGGAGCCCGGCTCCTCGCCCGCTCGCCCGCGACGGTCCCCTCCTCGACGGACGGGGAGCTCGCCGGGACCCTCGTGCCCGACGGCGGCGAGGGGCTCGCGCGCGTCGTCGGCCTCGACCTCGGGGGACTGCACCCGCGGGCCCGCGCGGTGCGGTGGCGGCTGGCCGTCGACGTGACGAACCCGCTCGTGGGCGAGCGCGGGGCGGCGGCCGTGTTCGGGCCGCAGAAGGGGGCGAGCGAGGCGGACGTCGCGTTCCTCGACGCGGCGCTCGTGCGCTGGGCAGACCTGCTCGAGCGCGAGACCGGGGTCCGTACGCACGACCTCTCGGGGGCGGGCGCCGCCGGTGGGGTGCCGGCGGCCCTCGTCGCGGTGCTCGGTGCCGAGCTCGAGCACGGCGCGACCCTGGTCGCGCAGGCGATCGGGCTGCCCGCGGCCGTCGTGGACGCCGACCTGGTGCTCACGGGCGAGGGCTCGTTCGACTCGCAGTCCGTCCACGGCAAGGTCGCCGACGGGATCGGGGCGATCGCGGCGGCTGCGGCGGGCCGGCCGCCCGTCGTGGTGATCGCCGGGCAGGTGCTCCTGCCCGCGCGGCAGGCGCGCGCCGCAGGGATCGCGGCCGCGTTCTCGATCGCGCCGGGACCGATCGACCTCGAGGAGCTCGTGGGGCGCACCGCGAGCCGGCTGACCGAGGTCGCGGCGTCGGTCACGAGCCTGTACCTGGGGTCCGTGCGCCGCTGA
- a CDS encoding AAA family ATPase, translating to MIETLAIEGYRSLRHLVLPLGRLTVVTGANGVGKSSLYRSLRLLAECALGGAVGALAREGGLPSTLWAGPEVIGRSVREGVHPVQGTVRGGPVALRLGFASGPDPLPDGAASAGASLTGAYGYAIDLGLPQDGGASFGLDPEIKTEVVWSGPVLRPATLVADRHGPSVRLRDEDGVWQASGRRLRSFDSMLSEVVDPVGAPELVLVRERLRSWRFYDQFRTDALAPARGAHVGTRTPVLAHDGADLAAALETIRELGLADDLDAAVEDAFPGSSVRVRVTDDGRFSLELRQHGLLRPLGSAELSDGTLRYLLWVAALLTPRPPELLVLNEPETSLHPELLPALGALVAGAARRTQVVVVTHSHALVRAMEDAAGRSRAVSPALEHVELVKELGQTTVAGREGPLDQPQWHWPKR from the coding sequence ATGATCGAGACGCTCGCCATCGAGGGCTACCGCTCGCTGCGGCACCTCGTCCTGCCGCTCGGCCGTCTCACGGTCGTGACGGGCGCCAACGGCGTGGGCAAGTCGAGCCTGTACCGCTCGCTGCGCCTGCTCGCCGAGTGCGCGCTGGGCGGCGCGGTCGGGGCCCTGGCCCGCGAGGGCGGCCTGCCCTCGACGCTGTGGGCCGGTCCGGAGGTCATCGGGCGCTCGGTGCGCGAGGGCGTGCACCCCGTCCAGGGCACGGTGCGCGGTGGCCCGGTCGCGCTGCGGCTGGGCTTCGCGAGCGGCCCGGACCCCCTGCCCGACGGCGCCGCGTCCGCGGGTGCGTCTCTCACCGGCGCGTACGGGTACGCGATCGACCTGGGGCTGCCGCAGGACGGCGGCGCGTCGTTCGGCCTGGACCCGGAGATCAAGACCGAGGTCGTCTGGTCGGGACCTGTGCTGCGTCCCGCGACGCTCGTCGCCGACCGGCACGGCCCCTCGGTCCGGCTGCGCGACGAGGACGGGGTGTGGCAGGCATCGGGGCGCCGGCTGCGGTCCTTCGACAGCATGCTCTCGGAGGTCGTGGACCCCGTGGGCGCCCCCGAGCTCGTGCTGGTGCGCGAGCGCCTGCGGTCCTGGCGCTTCTACGACCAGTTCCGCACCGACGCCCTGGCTCCGGCCCGCGGCGCGCACGTCGGCACCCGGACCCCCGTCCTCGCGCACGACGGCGCCGACCTCGCCGCAGCGCTCGAGACGATCCGCGAGCTGGGCCTGGCCGACGACCTGGACGCCGCGGTCGAGGACGCGTTCCCCGGGTCGAGCGTGCGCGTGCGTGTGACGGACGACGGCCGGTTCTCGCTCGAGCTGCGCCAGCACGGTCTGCTGCGTCCGCTCGGCAGCGCGGAGCTGTCCGACGGCACGCTGCGCTACCTGCTGTGGGTCGCGGCGCTGCTCACGCCCCGCCCGCCCGAGCTGCTCGTGCTCAACGAGCCCGAGACGAGCCTGCACCCCGAGCTGCTGCCCGCGCTCGGGGCCCTGGTCGCCGGAGCCGCGCGACGCACTCAGGTCGTGGTCGTGACGCACTCGCACGCGCTGGTCCGGGCCATGGAGGATGCGGCGGGCCGTTCGCGTGCCGTCTCCCCGGCGCTCGAGCACGTCGAGCTCGTCAAGGAGCTCGGCCAGACGACCGTCGCGGGCCGTGAGGGACCGCTCGACCAGCCGCAGTGGCACTGGCCCAAGCGCTGA
- a CDS encoding RidA family protein: protein MSTPKTPISTPHAPAPAHTFHQGVRKGPFVQVSGQGPVDPATSEYLYPGDVAAQTTRTLENVKAIVEGAGATFDDVVMLRVYLTKREDFPIMNDAYGAFVEANCPGGVLPARTTVFTGLPREEMLVEIDGLAITD from the coding sequence ATGAGCACCCCCAAGACCCCGATCAGCACCCCGCACGCACCGGCGCCGGCCCACACCTTCCACCAGGGTGTGCGCAAGGGCCCGTTCGTCCAGGTCTCGGGTCAGGGCCCGGTCGACCCTGCGACGAGCGAGTACCTGTACCCCGGGGACGTCGCGGCGCAGACCACGCGCACCCTGGAGAACGTCAAGGCCATCGTCGAGGGCGCGGGCGCCACGTTCGACGACGTCGTGATGCTGCGCGTCTACCTCACCAAGCGCGAGGACTTCCCGATCATGAACGACGCGTACGGCGCGTTCGTCGAGGCGAACTGCCCGGGTGGCGTGCTGCCGGCCCGCACCACGGTCTTCACGGGCCTGCCCCGCGAGGAGATGCTGGTCGAGATCGACGGGCTCGCGATCACGGACTGA
- a CDS encoding alanine racemase produces MTHPTQPDHPTSPSGRAAVPGDLGLVVGPATKGLRLDADRTVADVLADSPRLTDDAFSWPLLTLDDAALDHNVALMARLCAERGVEHAPHVKTAMSRSLYARQARAGAWGATVANPSQLRVVRTWGVERVFLANELMDPRDIAWLRRELEASVVPGGTPFEAWVYVDSIEGVGLLTRGFAGATPEVVAGLGVLVEVGVPGGRTGVRSTADALGLARAVRAAGLRVPGVAGYEGSAAGGTTPEDLAQVTAYCRGLRDVAAAFVREGLVPDDEPVVVTAGGSSFLDVVLAELPGPLTVAGTAGTDGPDGAALTRDVRVVVRSGAYVTHDHGFCARMDPWDRIPGGEPMHAAAVVWGQVLSVPEPGLVLCGVGRRDVSYDIDLPTALWLRTLDENGTLRPAHDLAGARVTGLNDQHLYLTIDPTPAGSAPVTTRIRPGDVVGFGISHPCTLFDKWRVAAVVSDDDQVVDIVGTEF; encoded by the coding sequence TGGGCCTCGTCGTCGGGCCCGCGACCAAGGGCCTGCGCCTCGACGCCGACCGGACCGTCGCCGACGTGCTCGCGGACTCGCCCCGCCTCACCGACGACGCCTTCTCCTGGCCGCTGCTCACGCTCGACGACGCGGCGCTCGACCACAACGTGGCACTCATGGCGCGGCTGTGCGCCGAGCGCGGCGTCGAGCACGCACCGCACGTCAAGACCGCGATGTCCCGCTCGCTCTACGCGCGCCAGGCGCGCGCCGGGGCGTGGGGCGCGACCGTCGCGAACCCGTCCCAGCTCCGCGTGGTGCGCACGTGGGGGGTCGAGCGGGTGTTCCTCGCGAACGAGCTCATGGACCCGCGCGACATCGCGTGGCTGCGCCGCGAGCTCGAGGCCTCGGTCGTGCCCGGCGGCACGCCGTTCGAGGCGTGGGTGTACGTCGACTCGATCGAGGGCGTCGGGCTCCTCACGCGCGGCTTCGCGGGGGCGACCCCCGAGGTCGTCGCGGGGCTCGGCGTGCTCGTCGAGGTCGGCGTCCCGGGCGGCCGGACGGGCGTGCGCAGCACGGCCGACGCGCTGGGCCTGGCCCGCGCGGTGCGCGCCGCAGGGCTGCGCGTGCCGGGCGTCGCCGGGTACGAGGGGTCGGCCGCGGGCGGCACCACGCCCGAGGACCTCGCCCAGGTCACGGCCTACTGCCGGGGCCTGCGTGACGTCGCGGCCGCGTTCGTCCGCGAGGGTCTCGTGCCCGACGACGAGCCCGTGGTCGTGACCGCGGGCGGCAGCTCGTTCCTCGACGTCGTGCTCGCGGAGCTCCCCGGCCCGCTCACGGTCGCGGGCACCGCGGGGACCGACGGCCCCGACGGGGCGGCGCTCACGCGCGACGTGCGCGTCGTCGTGCGCTCGGGCGCGTACGTCACGCACGACCACGGCTTCTGCGCCCGCATGGACCCCTGGGACCGCATCCCGGGCGGCGAGCCCATGCACGCGGCCGCGGTCGTGTGGGGCCAGGTGCTCTCGGTCCCCGAGCCCGGGCTCGTGCTGTGCGGCGTGGGCCGACGCGACGTGTCCTACGACATCGACCTGCCCACGGCCCTGTGGCTGCGCACGCTCGACGAGAACGGCACGCTGCGTCCCGCGCACGACCTCGCGGGGGCCCGGGTCACGGGCCTCAACGACCAGCACCTGTACCTCACGATCGACCCCACGCCCGCGGGCAGCGCCCCGGTCACGACGCGGATCCGGCCCGGCGACGTCGTCGGGTTCGGGATCTCGCACCCGTGCACGCTGTTCGACAAATGGCGTGTGGCCGCGGTCGTGAGCGACGACGACCAGGTCGTCGACATCGTCGGCACCGAGTTCTGA